From the Elaeis guineensis isolate ETL-2024a chromosome 16, EG11, whole genome shotgun sequence genome, the window CTAGTGAGACAAGACCCAGGAGAAATATTGGTAAGTAATTCAGTTAGTAAAAGTTTCAAATAACTTATGTACGTTGATGTTCAATTTGATTTCTTTTTTGCATGAGTTAGATGACAAGATCCTTTACTAGTGGCCAACTATAGCTTGATGAAATCAATGTGTCTTCGGTTGTGTGAATATGATGTACTGTGATTGGCGATTTAGATGGCTATTCAATTGGCTCTTACTATCATCAATTACATAATTCACAATGCTTATTGTGGCAGAAAAATATGACGACTTCAACATTTTGCTTACCTTACTAATCTCTGATTCCTTCTGAAATTTGTAGTCTTACACCTTCAATTTTACTCAAGTCATGACCATGGAGGATCATTTGTGTTATCTAAGGTGCATAAAGTGCTTATATTTAAGTTGATGATGGATTTTGTATACTCTCTATAAGTTCACCTGATTTTGAAACTCGATTCCGTGCAATTTCCTCTGCAATTTAACTTTCAACTTTCTTTTTGCCTCAACCAATTGACAGTTTATTGTCTTTAAACCACTCACACCTTGGAACCTCCTTTTGAAACTATAAACAATCTATCACAAAAATTCGAAGAGTTAGCTCAGGATCAATCCTTTAGTATAAGCCTATGATGCCTGAACGGTTTCTTATATCACCACAACAACCTCAAATGCATGTcacttgatttttatttttatttttttacctttaGAAATTTTAGTTTTGTATACAACCTTTTAGTCTTTAGACACCTGCTAGATTATCTATTATAGTACTTTTGTTCATTTGATTCATCTGCCATGCATAGATTCTTTCTCTTTGCCATTTGATAGGGAAGCCAAGCCCAAGAATCCCAAAAATCTCTTGATTACCACATCTTACACCATGATCCAACTGCAGTGGCATCCTTGTCAAAATGACCATCAGTGATAGCTACGATGGTGTTTATAGGGAAGGAACTCTATGATGGCAGCAGTACTGTTTAACAAAATGAGTAGGGGTGATGAAGTGAAGCAGTAGATTGGTGAATGGTCGTAGTGGATATGTCAATGTGTGTGTTTTTAGATGGATTGAAGAATGGTCAAAAACGGACCTTGGTCACATATATCTCTGTGTAGCAGTCTCAAGGTATCAAAATACAATAGCTACCATAGCTCAAGGGGATAAAACCCTTCACGTACAAATTATTCCCCACCAAACCTCCCTCTGTTGGTGGCGCAATCCGCCGCTCTATTCTTTATACAGATAGAGTCCCAAACAAGCACCTATAAATAGAATCCACCCATGGAACATAAATGGCTATTGTGTAAATAACAATGGTTGCAGGGTGTATGCATATAAAAGCTATTTATTTCGGTCTGTGTAATATACAATATTGGTAtctcttatatattttttttttcgatcAACTCCCTTACAGTCTGATCATTTTGCATATGTCATCTGGTGCATAAACTTATTGGTAATTTTTTTAGACTAGGTTGTAAATTCGCTCAACAGTAATTATCTGCAAGATTCAATAAATTATTGGCTCAAAGGCCAGCTttgataatttatagatattttatgCGAAGATGCTTCAAATTTTGTCTCAGGACTCCTGAAAACATCTGAAATTTTGTTGACGCCGGTGGTTTTAGCTTTATGGCAATGCTTTTCCTGTATTTCTGATCGGACTTTGCATTTTTATTCAGGAACCGGAAATGCATAAAACGGTAGACCCGGTCTGTTGAGTGGGCTCAGAGCGTTATCAGAAAACGGTCAGCACAGATGGTCAAGTATGGTCGGAGAGATACCTTAGAAAGTAAAGCAAAGATACCTCGCAAATTCTCATGTCCTTTTTTTTATCATCATGACGGCATTAGCAAACCAATTCAAAGAACTCAGATTCGATTGATTTCAGATTCTAAAGGCAACTGTTTCTTGAAAGCTCGACAAAATGCTTTTTTCAGGGATGGAAGTTCAAAAGTTGGTCATACAAGGCCATGTTTATGATGAATTTTAGTATTGTATTCTTAGATTTTGTCTGATTTTTGTATAATGCGTGCATTTATATTTTTAGCATCGCAGTATTAACACCTACGAAACCTGAACCGGGAAGCTCCACTTGGTCGAAAGGAACCTTCAggttagaagatgaaaaattcACCAGACATTTCGATTACCAGCAATATGCATGTGCGGGCCTGTATTGTGCATTATTTTGTTGCTTCAATTATCATACTGCTATAGTATAAACACCGGCTAAGATcggaatatcaaaaaaaaaaaaaaaaagagttggagCAGGAGAGAGAAGATAAAGAAACCAGGGTTTTTTCTCTTGTGCATTAGATTTTTTACAGTATTATCTtaaaaggataaaaaaataatttggcaTGATTTAATTCTTTGCTTCCTTTTTTAAATGAGAATAAAAAAGCGATTTTATAAATTTCTGAATAGCTGCCTCGGAACATGAGAGGAAGGTATATTTATTAGCCGGCGAGACCGGTTTTAAAATTTAGAGAGTTAACTTTAAATGGAGTATCAATAGATTTGATCCATTGGCTCTCCTAATTACGCACGTACTATTACTGTCTCATGGAGTGCAAGGGACAATTGAGAGGCCCCGCATATTGACACGTCGTATCGCCCCGGAGTGCATGAGAGAGCGCACGAGAGAATAGAGCGAGAGAATATGATAACGGGCATAAGGTCCTCTCCCGTGAGATTTAAGAGAATGGGGCAAAGCAAAATGTATTTATTTAATAGATGGGACAAAGTAAAACAACTTACTGGATGGGTTAAAACAAAACAGTCCAAgagacaagaagaaaaaaattcataaacAAAGGGATGACATATAAATCAGATAAATATTTATTCGGGTACCAGAAGGCAACTTCGTCACCGAAACCGATacatttttcaaaatcaaatatGGTACTAGCGTTTTCAaatcttttttttgatgattttaaatttacgattccatgtatgcataaatccttgattccatgtatgcataaatcCTTATATAACTACCAAATAAACATCATCTCAATTATTGCTGACAAGATTATTTTTCTCCAAATATGATCTAAGGATTTTCTAAGGATGTTGAATATTGGCTTTTATCACATTAAACAGTTGAATATTCACGAAAACATATACTGATGAATACATTATCCTCGTTCTCGTTCCGAATCATGTGGATAAtccatttattttataattattgcctCTGGAATAAGCAGCTTATCAGCATGATGCTCAAATGCAAATAACTGACAAGTAAAGAAAAAGGGCAGCATAAATACCAACATCGTAGTTCCTTACAACATCCATGCACACCTCAAAACATGAAAAGACTGGGAATATGGCGTCACCATCATCTTACTGTTGTAGAGCACATTGCCCAAAAACAGGATGCACAGAAGTCCACTACAGACGATGTTTTCACAATCCCAGGTCCTCAAATAAAAGCTAACGATGGTAcacttcatgcatgcatttcaagcACGCAGCGCAAGCATCCCCCTTCATGCATCAGATCGAAAGCCTCATTGATATCCCCCAGAGTCATTGTGTGCGTTATGTATTCGTCCACCTTGATTTCCTGCAACATTGACAGATGTCACTACATGACCCAATGATCAGCATCAAGGCAAATTCTGTTGCACTGTTGAAACAaacatttataatattttttcttaaaaaaggaGCAGTTATTAAGCCTTTTGGAGAAGAATGTAAATGTACAGCACCTTCTTCATGTACTTGTCAACAAGCCATGGCACTTGAGAGCGGCTCTTGAATCCACCGAAGGCAGTTCCCTTCCAGACACGCCCAGTGACCAGCTGGAAAGGCCGAGTAGATATCTCCTGACCAGACGCTGCTACACCCACAATGACTGACGTCCCCCAACCCTATGGCATCCACATATATAATAACACAAAGGATTTTGATCAACTCAGTTATTATCTGAACAACAATGAGGAACTTGCCTATTATAAGATTTAGAAACAACTGACAAAATGTAAACACTTGAAACATTTATCAAGAAATGGTTCCTTAGACAAGGATCTTTAATAAGATAAGAAGTTTTAGTTCAAGGATTCTGGCAGAGACCGCAAAATATAATTAACATGTACAGGAGATTTTGGTGTGAGGTCTTATGAGAATATCCAGTTAAACAAATGACCAAAATTGCATGTTTAGAACCTGATAAAAGTGCACAGAAAATTACAAAGCATCGGATGATATCTCACCTTATGACAACATTCTAGAGCAGCCCTCATGACGGAAACATTTCCAATGCATTCAAAGCTGTAATCAACACCACCATCAGTCAGGTCGATTAGGACTTGTTGTATTGGTTTATCATGGTCTTTTGGGTTCACAAATTCAGTGGCTCCAAATTTCTTAGCTGCAAATAGTTTGCAAACACATTAATAGGACTATCAAACTATCCAGTCAGAAATGCtagttttgtaatgaaaaattttattaatatagtcTGAATTTTAATTCTTCTTTAACTAATTTTGGAATAATTTGAGCTGTATATCATTTTGATACTTGCAAATTAATGATGATGACAACCAGAAAATATTAGTGAAGTattttgttcaaaacaaaaaaaaaaatgctgttaTTTGCAGCTAAAAAGTATGATAACAAAAAGACTGTCGTGCAAACCAGAGGAATGGGATCAGAAGTTAGTTGACTTCACACTTATCGTGCTTGCAATGACAAATTAGTTGGATACATTAATATCACTTTTCATTGTGAAATTACGGCAAACATGTTCCACTTTGTCTTAAATTTGAATCTCAGAGACTACCGCCCCCTCTACAATAAACATGTTTGGTCAACTAGACTCTTTTAAACTCTAAGCGTATCTTGGAGGGTTGCGAGAAAAACGTGGTCTTCATTTTTAAGACTCCATTTGATCTTTGAGGATAGATGGTTACTCAGATTTGTTTCGCAGGAACCAGGCACCAATTTAGAAGATACCAAGTATAAAAGAGTACAAGGCATAGAAAAGTGTGCCAGCATTAGACAAGGATACAAGGCATCTGACATACAAATTGTAGAAATTTAGATGCAGGCAGATGACTGTACATCTAAATGATAGAAATCAGCTTGATTATGTAATTTGACTAACAGGGTCACCAAAAactagaacatgatcatatctatATCCATCTGGCACAGCATCTGCACAAAGTAGCAGATTATTTGGAAAATTGCACCATTTTATAGAAAAAACTAACAACTACACTTTCTCAAGGATGGATAGCGCATACCAATATCAAACTTTTTGCTGTCAATATCTACACCGATAATACGAGAAGCACCTGCTGCTTTTGCCCCTTCAGCAAcctaacaaaataaaattttaacattTATCAAAAGAGGCTAGGCTTATTACTGTAGAAAGCATTTAAGATACAATTAAATCAACAGCTAACCGCAAGCCCAACAGTGCCGAGGCCAAAAACTGCAACAGTGGAACCTGGTTCTACCTTTGCTGTATTCCATACTGCTCCAAGACCTGTAATAAAGGGAATGATAATAAAGAAAAACAACAGTAGCCAAAAAACCAGTAAGCACATTATTGAAGTAACAAAAGGCAATAATTCATGGTGGACTTAGCCACAACCCATGCTTCCTTTGGGGAGGTCATGGGTCTGAAATCCTAGAACTGGTGTCCAAGATTTTGATCACCACTACAATGTCATGGATGTGAGAATAGCGGCGCAGGGAATACATGGCACTGGTGCATCTAGATAAGGGTGCAGATGGCACAATGGCTGCAGTCAGCGCAAATGGTGCAATGATGTAGCGGCGCGGGTGCAGCATGGAAAGCACAGTTGGAGTTGCTGGCATATCTGTTGGGCTTATGTGCCTAGTCCCTGAAATGATTGGCCAACATAACCTGCTTGCATGGTGCCGGCATGCcctagtaaaaaaattaaaaagaaaatgaagaaatatAATTGCAATAGCAGAATACCATTAGGTATGTCAAGTTATCAACCATCATATGAAGGTTTTCATAGATGTCTGTACAGAATATGAATTGCACATTGCATTAAACAACAACATCATAATAACTGCACAGGTATAGAATAAATTTAAGCCAGAGTCATGAACATTTCTCTATAAAAAGGAATTATCCGAAAGTAATATGAAAAATTGCTATTTTCAAGGGAAAAAAAAGGAATAATGGAAGCATAATGTTGGCATGGAATAATGGAAGACATGATTGGCCATTATTTCAAGTATTCAGTATCTCCAACATGCTAGACCATTATATCCAGGGAAAAACAAAGTTATCTAGTTGAAAATTGAAGAAGCTGACATACAAAGGCCAGCCCCAAAACTTGATAATCAAAATCATTGATCTAAATAAGCAATACACATTATATTACATCATACACTTCACCTGTAGGAACACCACAACCAAGCAGACAGACCTTCTCCAGAGGAGCCTGGGGATCAATTTTCGCAACACTAACATCATGCACAACTGTATATTGGCTGAATGTTGATGTCCCCATAAAATGATAAATAGGTTTCCCATTTATAGAGAACCGACTCTTGCGGTCATTCATCATAACACCAACACCGGTAGCTCCACGAACTTTACCGCAAAGATTTGTCTTTCCAGACTTACAAAACTTGCATTCTCTGCATTCTGCTTGGTAACAAGGTATAACATGATCTCCAGGTTGAACCTCAGTCACTCCTTCACCAACACTCTCAACAATCCTGTATATGGGAATATTGATGAGCAATGACTTGGTTATGACAAGCTAAAAATCATTTATACGATATAGCCACCGCTCACCCTGCAGCCTCATGGCCAAGGATGCAAGGAAAGAGACCCTCTGGATCCTGCAAACCCAATAAGTTGTATATCAGGCCAGGTAGTAAAAAGGTTTCAATTACACATGTTTGGAGAAGAGAACAAAGAAATATAATTAGATATTAGTATTGCTTCAGTAAACAAGAGCTCCTAAGGATTGAAAACACATAAATTAATCTCCAATGCTTTCATACATGCTTAAGCAAGCCAATCCATCTATTGCACAAAGTATACAGCTTTCCTGCTTTCCTTCTTAGACATCAAAGAGACAAACAAAGCATTCGTAAAAGACAAATGGGGAACAGAAACCAATGCATTTTCCAATAAAGCATGTTTATGGTGCTCATATCAAACTGCTTATAGTGCTGTTTTTAAACTGGGTTCAAAGATGAAGAAATACATGTATCCATAGTTGTTAAGAGCAAAAACTTGTTCTTCTATCTTATATTTCATGCCAGTTTTCCTGATGAACTCTAAATGAATCCAGATTCTTGTTTTCAGCCTATCAATTAATTTGCAAGGCAAAAGTGCGAATTCTAGAAACACGGGCGCGCATATAAACAAAAACTGAAAcacaaatttcttcatgaaatgcAAATCATGAAGAACACATGACATAAGAAGCCCTAATTTTTGAGGATAGAGGATAAGTGGAGCCTTATGAGCCCTGGCATAAGGTAGCAAGGCTGATACTAGGATCTTTTTTGCAAACGCAAGCACTTCTTACGAAGATCTAAAAATCTAGGAATCATTGATTAATTAAAGTGAAAGAAGCATTATAGGAAAAAAAGGAGGACGACCTCATCATCAGCAGCAGTGGCAACCGTTCAAGAT encodes:
- the LOC105059176 gene encoding alcohol dehydrogenase class-3: MATTQGQVITCKAAVAWEANKPLSIEDVQVAPPQAGEVRIKILFTALCHTDAYTWSGKDPEGLFPCILGHEAAGIVESVGEGVTEVQPGDHVIPCYQAECRECKFCKSGKTNLCGKVRGATGVGVMMNDRKSRFSINGKPIYHFMGTSTFSQYTVVHDVSVAKIDPQAPLEKVCLLGCGVPTGLGAVWNTAKVEPGSTVAVFGLGTVGLAVAEGAKAAGASRIIGVDIDSKKFDIAKKFGATEFVNPKDHDKPIQQVLIDLTDGGVDYSFECIGNVSVMRAALECCHKGWGTSVIVGVAASGQEISTRPFQLVTGRVWKGTAFGGFKSRSQVPWLVDKYMKKEIKVDEYITHTMTLGDINEAFDLMHEGGCLRCVLEMHA